The following are encoded in a window of Pseudomonas sp. JQ170C genomic DNA:
- a CDS encoding low molecular weight protein-tyrosine-phosphatase: MRVLFVCLGNICRSPTAEGVLRHQLQAEGLEALIEVASAGTSDWHVGKQPDSRTRRAAQLRGYDLSQQRAQQVRGAHFNDYDLILAMDKSNLGHLQAMQPAGAKAELDLFLRRYDGALDEVPDPYYGGEQGFEQVLDLIETACRQLVIELKGRL; the protein is encoded by the coding sequence ATGCGGGTCTTGTTCGTGTGCCTGGGCAACATCTGTCGCTCGCCCACGGCTGAAGGCGTGCTACGTCATCAGTTGCAGGCCGAAGGCCTGGAGGCGCTGATCGAAGTAGCGTCGGCCGGTACCAGTGATTGGCATGTCGGCAAGCAGCCCGACAGCCGCACCCGGCGTGCCGCCCAGTTGCGTGGTTATGACCTGTCGCAACAGCGTGCACAGCAGGTGCGCGGCGCCCACTTCAATGACTACGACCTGATCCTGGCCATGGACAAGAGCAATCTTGGCCATCTGCAGGCCATGCAGCCTGCCGGTGCCAAAGCCGAACTCGACCTGTTCCTGCGTCGTTACGACGGGGCACTGGACGAGGTGCCGGATCCTTACTACGGCGGCGAGCAAGGTTTTGAGCAGGTCCTGGACCTGATCGAAACGGCTTGCCGCCAATTGGTCATCGAACTCAAGGGACGTCTATGA
- the kdsB gene encoding 3-deoxy-manno-octulosonate cytidylyltransferase, whose amino-acid sequence MSQTFTVVIPARLRSTRLPGKPLLLIAGKPMVQHVWEQARKSGASRVVIATDDAGIYQACQAFGAEVLMTREDHESGTDRLAEVAAQLGLAPDAIVVNVQGDEPLIPPIIIDQVAANLAAHPEAGIATLAEPIEDVTAVFNPNAVKVVSDCNGLALSFSRAPLPWARDVFAKSRDTLPEGVPYRRHIGMYAYRAGFLHDFVSWGPCWLEQTESLEQLRALWHGVRIHVADAIEAPPVGVDTPEDLERVRRLLEA is encoded by the coding sequence ATGAGCCAGACCTTTACCGTAGTGATTCCTGCAAGGTTGCGATCTACCCGCTTGCCGGGCAAGCCATTGTTGCTGATCGCAGGCAAGCCGATGGTCCAGCATGTCTGGGAGCAGGCGCGCAAGAGTGGCGCCAGTCGCGTGGTCATCGCCACGGATGACGCTGGCATCTACCAGGCATGCCAGGCTTTCGGCGCTGAAGTGCTGATGACCCGGGAAGACCATGAGTCGGGCACTGACCGACTGGCCGAAGTTGCGGCGCAGTTGGGCCTGGCGCCCGACGCCATTGTCGTCAACGTCCAGGGCGATGAGCCGTTGATTCCGCCGATCATCATCGACCAGGTTGCCGCCAACCTGGCGGCGCATCCTGAGGCGGGCATCGCTACGCTGGCCGAGCCGATCGAAGACGTCACTGCCGTGTTCAACCCTAACGCCGTGAAAGTCGTCAGCGATTGCAACGGCTTGGCCTTGAGCTTCAGCCGGGCGCCGCTGCCCTGGGCGCGCGATGTTTTTGCGAAAAGTCGAGATACCTTGCCTGAGGGCGTGCCTTATCGCCGCCACATCGGCATGTACGCCTACCGTGCAGGCTTTCTGCATGACTTCGTCAGCTGGGGACCTTGCTGGCTGGAGCAGACAGAATCGCTGGAGCAGTTGCGAGCGCTCTGGCACGGGGTGCGCATCCATGTAGCCGACGCCATCGAGGCCCCTCCTGTGGGCGTTGATACCCCTGAAGACCTGGAGCGCGTGCGGCGCTTGCTGGAGGCCTGA
- a CDS encoding Trm112 family protein — MDTKLLDILACPITKGPLKLSADKTELISKGAGLAYPIRDGIPVMLESEARTLTDEERLDK, encoded by the coding sequence ATGGACACCAAACTGCTCGATATCCTGGCCTGCCCGATTACCAAAGGCCCTCTCAAGCTCAGCGCCGACAAGACCGAGCTGATCAGCAAGGGCGCCGGCCTGGCCTACCCGATTCGCGACGGCATCCCGGTAATGCTGGAGAGCGAAGCCCGTACCCTGACCGATGAAGAGCGTCTGGATAAATGA
- the lpxK gene encoding tetraacyldisaccharide 4'-kinase, with protein sequence MAFADRLLNAWYAGHPALALLRPLESLYRRVVARKRTRFLAGEAGSYRAPVPVVVVGNITVGGTGKTPMILWLIEHCRQQGLRVGVVSRGYGAKPPQLPWRVRADQPAAQAGDEPLLIVQRSGVPLMIDPDRSRAVQALLASEALDLILCDDGMQHYRLARDLELVLIDAARGLGNRRCLPAGPLREPVERLQEVDAVLFNGATSDRDDGFAFVLKPTALVNVRSGERVGLEHFPAGQAVHAVAGIGNPQRFFNTLKGLDWRPVAHAFADHAVYSAQALSFTPALPLIMTEKDAVKCRAFAADDWWYLAVDAVPSPAFAAWFDAQLERLLQGPQL encoded by the coding sequence ATGGCCTTTGCCGATCGTTTGCTCAATGCCTGGTATGCCGGGCATCCGGCATTGGCGCTGCTGCGCCCGCTGGAGTCGCTGTATCGCCGGGTAGTGGCGCGCAAGCGTACGCGCTTTCTGGCCGGGGAGGCCGGTAGCTATCGGGCCCCGGTGCCGGTGGTCGTGGTGGGTAACATCACCGTAGGCGGCACCGGTAAAACCCCCATGATTCTCTGGCTCATCGAGCACTGTCGCCAGCAAGGCCTGCGCGTCGGTGTGGTGAGCCGTGGCTATGGCGCCAAGCCGCCACAGTTGCCCTGGCGCGTGCGTGCTGACCAGCCTGCGGCACAAGCCGGCGATGAGCCGTTGCTGATCGTGCAGCGCAGCGGTGTGCCGCTGATGATCGATCCGGACCGCTCGCGCGCCGTGCAAGCCTTGCTCGCCAGTGAAGCGCTGGACCTGATCCTGTGTGACGACGGTATGCAGCATTACCGCCTGGCTCGCGATCTGGAGCTGGTGCTGATCGACGCCGCCCGCGGCCTGGGCAATCGCCGTTGCTTGCCCGCAGGTCCGCTGCGCGAGCCCGTGGAGCGCCTGCAGGAAGTCGACGCGGTGCTCTTCAACGGCGCCACGAGCGATCGCGACGATGGCTTTGCCTTTGTCCTCAAGCCCACCGCCCTGGTCAATGTCCGCAGCGGCGAGCGTGTGGGGCTGGAACACTTCCCCGCTGGCCAGGCTGTGCATGCCGTGGCCGGCATTGGCAATCCGCAACGTTTCTTCAATACCCTGAAAGGGCTAGACTGGCGGCCAGTCGCGCATGCTTTTGCCGATCATGCGGTGTATAGCGCCCAGGCCCTCAGTTTCACCCCCGCGCTACCGCTGATCATGACCGAGAAGGATGCGGTCAAGTGCCGAGCCTTCGCCGCTGATGACTGGTGGTACCTGGCGGTCGACGCCGTGCCTTCGCCGGCTTTCGCGGCCTGGTTCGACGCACAGCTCGAACGGCTGTTGCAGGGACCACAGCTCTGA
- a CDS encoding ExbD/TolR family protein produces MKFRRKPRETVDINLASLIDVVFILLLFFVVTTTFTRETQLRVELPESVSGAPAPDTETKQLDITISADGVYSVNNSLLPKSDLPTLIEALQKASAGDTKLPFSISADGKTPHQAVVTAMDAAGKLGFSHLRMTTVEAASGTP; encoded by the coding sequence GTGAAATTCCGGCGCAAGCCACGGGAGACCGTGGACATCAACCTGGCATCGCTGATTGATGTGGTGTTCATCCTGCTGCTGTTCTTTGTGGTGACCACCACCTTCACCCGTGAAACCCAGTTGCGGGTCGAGCTGCCGGAGTCGGTCAGCGGTGCGCCAGCGCCTGACACTGAAACCAAGCAGTTGGACATCACCATCAGCGCCGATGGCGTCTACTCGGTGAATAACAGCCTGCTGCCCAAGAGCGATCTGCCCACCCTGATCGAAGCCCTGCAAAAAGCGTCCGCAGGGGATACCAAACTGCCGTTCTCGATCAGCGCCGACGGCAAGACCCCGCACCAGGCGGTGGTGACTGCCATGGATGCGGCCGGCAAGCTCGGTTTCAGCCACTTGCGCATGACCACGGTCGAGGCGGCTTCGGGGACACCTTGA
- a CDS encoding MotA/TolQ/ExbB proton channel family protein — translation MWELVKSGGWMMLPIILSSIAAMAIIAERLWALRASRVTPPHLLGQVWMWIKDKQLTSDKLKALRADSPLGEILAAGLANSRHGREIMKECIEEAAARVIHELERYINALGTIAAMAPLLGLLGTVLGMIDIFSSFMGTGMSANASVLAGGISKALITTAAGLMVGIPAVFFHRFLQRRIDELVVGMEQEAIKLVEVVQGDRDVDLAEGKA, via the coding sequence GTGTGGGAATTGGTCAAGTCCGGTGGTTGGATGATGCTGCCGATCATTCTGAGTTCCATCGCTGCCATGGCTATCATCGCCGAGCGTCTCTGGGCCTTGCGTGCCAGCCGGGTTACCCCGCCGCACCTGCTCGGGCAGGTGTGGATGTGGATCAAGGACAAACAGCTCACCAGTGACAAGCTCAAGGCTCTGCGCGCCGATTCGCCGCTCGGCGAGATCCTCGCTGCGGGCCTGGCCAACTCCCGTCATGGTCGAGAGATCATGAAAGAGTGCATCGAGGAAGCCGCAGCCCGGGTTATCCACGAACTGGAGCGCTACATCAATGCTCTGGGTACCATTGCCGCGATGGCGCCACTGCTCGGTTTGCTGGGTACCGTGCTGGGCATGATCGACATTTTCAGCTCGTTCATGGGCACCGGCATGAGCGCCAACGCCTCCGTGCTGGCCGGTGGTATCTCCAAGGCACTGATCACGACGGCAGCAGGCCTGATGGTCGGTATCCCGGCGGTGTTCTTCCACCGTTTCCTGCAGCGGCGCATCGATGAACTGGTGGTCGGCATGGAGCAGGAGGCCATCAAGTTGGTCGAAGTGGTGCAGGGCGATCGCGATGTCGACCTGGCCGAGGGCAAGGCGTGA
- a CDS encoding DNA internalization-related competence protein ComEC/Rec2, with protein MRTGMLALALGLLCLRVLPAVPSVGIVAMMALIGLSCLPWRARPLGLFLLGLSWACVSAQQALDDRLAPTLDGRTVWLEGKVVGLPEQGERIVRFELEEAHSRRADLPRRLHLSWFGGPAVFSGERWRLAVSLKRPHGLLNPHGPDREATLLARRIGATGSVKAGERLAPAEAAWREGVRQRLLKVDAQGREAELVALVLGDGKGLARENWDVLQATGTVHLLVISGQHIGLLAGLVYGLVAGLARWGWWPQRLPWLPWACGLAFVAALGYGLLAGFQVPVQRACMMLAMVLLWRLRFRHLGVGLPLLLALVAVLLWEPLASLLPGFWLSFAAVAVLTFTFSGRLGAWNRWLVWGRAQWLIALGLLPALLALGLPISITAPLANLLAVPWISLAALPLALLGTLLLPVPLLGEPVLWLVGGLLDGLFRLLGALADWRPAWLPEPLPWFLWGLVCTGALLLLLPRAMPMRVLGWPLLLLVVFAPRERLPLGQVEVWQLDVGQGLAFVLRTQNHAMLYDAGPAMGGQDLGARVVVPTLRRLGVSLLDLMLLSHADADHAGGAPAVLRGLPVLRVVAGESSRLPAALHAQACESGQRWQWDGVSFSVWQWAGARDSNQDSCVLLVEASGERLLLTGDLDAPGERAWARDWQATRVDWLQSPHHGSRSSSSQVLLNTTAPRGVLISRGRYNAFGHPHAEVMERYRTNGIEVFDSAVRGALRLRLGDFSEPLGMRDQRRFWRDPS; from the coding sequence ATGCGCACAGGGATGTTAGCGCTTGCTCTGGGCCTGTTGTGCCTGAGGGTTCTACCGGCTGTGCCATCGGTCGGAATAGTGGCCATGATGGCCTTGATCGGGTTGAGTTGCCTGCCTTGGCGGGCTCGTCCACTGGGGCTTTTCCTGCTGGGATTGAGCTGGGCGTGTGTGTCGGCGCAACAGGCGCTGGATGATCGCCTGGCGCCGACACTCGATGGTCGTACGGTGTGGCTTGAGGGCAAGGTGGTCGGTTTGCCTGAGCAGGGTGAGCGCATCGTGCGGTTTGAGCTCGAAGAGGCTCACTCCCGGCGCGCCGACCTGCCACGTCGGCTGCACCTGAGCTGGTTTGGCGGGCCAGCGGTGTTCAGTGGCGAGCGCTGGCGCCTGGCCGTCAGCCTCAAGCGCCCCCACGGGCTGCTCAACCCCCATGGTCCGGATCGCGAAGCGACCTTGCTGGCTCGACGTATCGGCGCCACTGGCAGCGTCAAGGCCGGTGAGCGCCTGGCACCCGCTGAAGCAGCTTGGCGCGAAGGTGTGCGCCAGCGCTTGCTCAAGGTCGATGCCCAGGGGCGTGAGGCAGAGCTGGTGGCACTCGTGCTGGGAGACGGCAAGGGGCTGGCCCGGGAGAACTGGGATGTGCTGCAGGCGACTGGCACGGTTCACTTGCTGGTGATTTCCGGGCAGCACATCGGCCTGCTGGCCGGGCTGGTCTATGGACTGGTCGCAGGGCTGGCCCGATGGGGCTGGTGGCCGCAAAGGCTGCCCTGGTTGCCCTGGGCATGCGGCCTGGCGTTTGTCGCCGCGCTGGGGTACGGGTTGCTGGCGGGCTTCCAGGTGCCGGTCCAGCGCGCCTGCATGATGCTTGCGATGGTGCTGCTGTGGCGCTTGCGCTTTCGCCATCTCGGGGTGGGCCTGCCGTTGTTGCTGGCGCTGGTTGCGGTGTTGCTATGGGAACCACTGGCCAGTTTGCTGCCGGGGTTCTGGTTGTCTTTTGCCGCTGTCGCGGTGCTCACCTTTACCTTCAGTGGCCGTTTGGGGGCCTGGAACCGGTGGCTGGTCTGGGGGAGGGCGCAGTGGTTGATTGCTCTGGGCCTGTTGCCGGCGTTGTTGGCACTGGGGCTGCCGATCAGTATCACTGCGCCCTTGGCCAATTTGCTTGCCGTGCCCTGGATCAGCCTGGCGGCACTGCCCCTGGCGCTACTGGGGACGCTGCTGTTGCCGGTGCCGTTGTTGGGTGAGCCTGTGCTCTGGTTGGTCGGTGGTCTGCTCGACGGCTTGTTTCGACTGCTGGGCGCGCTGGCGGATTGGCGCCCGGCGTGGCTGCCAGAACCCTTGCCCTGGTTCCTGTGGGGGCTGGTATGTACCGGAGCGCTGTTGCTGCTGTTGCCCCGCGCAATGCCGATGCGGGTGCTGGGCTGGCCATTGTTGTTGCTGGTGGTATTTGCGCCCAGGGAGCGGCTGCCCCTTGGCCAGGTGGAGGTCTGGCAGCTGGATGTCGGTCAGGGCCTGGCCTTTGTCCTGCGTACCCAAAACCACGCGATGCTGTATGACGCAGGGCCGGCGATGGGAGGGCAGGACCTGGGAGCGCGCGTCGTAGTACCGACATTGCGCAGGCTGGGTGTGAGCCTGCTTGATCTCATGCTGCTCAGCCACGCCGATGCCGATCATGCCGGCGGTGCCCCTGCGGTGCTGCGCGGTCTGCCAGTGCTCAGGGTGGTGGCTGGGGAGTCGTCAAGACTGCCGGCTGCATTACACGCCCAAGCCTGCGAAAGCGGCCAGCGCTGGCAGTGGGATGGGGTAAGTTTTTCGGTCTGGCAGTGGGCTGGCGCCCGTGACAGCAATCAGGATTCCTGTGTGCTGTTGGTGGAGGCGAGTGGTGAGCGGTTGCTGCTTACAGGCGACCTGGATGCCCCCGGCGAGCGAGCCTGGGCAAGAGACTGGCAGGCCACCCGGGTTGACTGGTTGCAGTCTCCGCACCATGGCAGTCGCAGTTCCTCCAGCCAGGTGTTGTTGAACACTACTGCGCCTCGCGGCGTGTTGATTTCCAGGGGGCGCTACAACGCGTTCGGCCACCCCCACGCCGAGGTCATGGAACGCTACCGGACCAATGGCATCGAAGTGTTCGACAGCGCCGTGCGCGGTGCATTGCGCCTGCGCCTGGGTGATTTCAGCGAGCCGTTGGGAATGCGTGATCAGCGGCGTTTCTGGCGTGACCCCAGTTGA
- a CDS encoding DUF2062 domain-containing protein produces MPRRLFKRYMPDPTSIREHKSLRFLGRLLHDPNLWHLNRHSVARAMAVGLFAAFIPIPMQMLLAASLAIMIRGNLPIAVSLVWLTNPITMPPVFFCTYQMGAWLMQIPPRTLPEELTFEWITDQLSTLWQPFLLGSVVCGLLLGALAYCLTMLYWRWWVGRQWRRRKQKASGTHSSPTDQ; encoded by the coding sequence ATGCCGCGTCGACTCTTCAAACGCTACATGCCCGATCCGACCAGCATCAGGGAGCACAAATCCTTACGCTTTCTCGGCCGGCTGTTGCACGACCCGAACCTCTGGCACCTGAATCGACACTCGGTTGCGCGGGCGATGGCGGTTGGCCTGTTCGCCGCGTTTATTCCGATTCCAATGCAGATGCTGCTGGCAGCGAGCCTGGCGATCATGATCCGCGGCAACTTGCCGATTGCCGTCAGCCTTGTCTGGCTGACCAACCCGATTACCATGCCGCCCGTGTTTTTCTGCACCTATCAGATGGGCGCCTGGCTGATGCAGATTCCGCCCAGGACCTTGCCTGAAGAACTGACGTTCGAGTGGATCACCGACCAGCTTTCTACCCTGTGGCAGCCCTTCCTGCTTGGCTCGGTGGTATGCGGCCTGCTGCTCGGCGCCCTGGCCTACTGCCTCACCATGCTCTACTGGCGCTGGTGGGTAGGCCGACAATGGCGCCGACGCAAGCAAAAGGCGTCAGGTACGCATTCCTCGCCCACTGACCAGTAG
- a CDS encoding ABC transporter permease, whose translation MSSELSANLVALNTIVYREVRRFTRIWPQTLLPPAITMVLYFVIFGNLIGRQIGDMGGFTYMEYIVPGLIMMSVITNSYGNVVSSFFGSKFQRSIEELMVSPVSPHTILIGYTLGGVLRGLAVGLIVTLLSLFFTDLQVHHLGVTVLVVVLTATIFSLLGFINAVFARNFDDISIIPTFVLTPLTYLGGVFYSINLLPPFWQTVSMANPVLHMVNSFRYGILGVSDIRIGVAITFMLIATAVLYFGCARLLVSGRGMRT comes from the coding sequence ATGAGTTCGGAGCTGAGCGCCAACCTGGTCGCCCTCAATACCATCGTCTATCGCGAAGTGCGCCGTTTCACCCGAATCTGGCCACAGACCTTGCTGCCGCCAGCGATCACCATGGTTTTGTATTTCGTGATCTTCGGTAACCTGATCGGCCGGCAGATCGGCGACATGGGTGGCTTCACTTACATGGAGTACATCGTGCCGGGGCTGATCATGATGTCGGTGATCACAAACTCCTACGGCAACGTGGTGTCGAGCTTTTTCGGCAGCAAGTTCCAGCGCTCCATTGAAGAGCTGATGGTTTCGCCGGTTTCGCCGCATACGATTCTTATCGGCTACACCCTGGGCGGTGTGTTGCGCGGCTTGGCGGTGGGGTTGATTGTGACCTTGCTGTCGCTGTTCTTCACCGACTTGCAGGTACATCACTTGGGCGTGACGGTTCTGGTGGTGGTGTTGACCGCGACCATCTTCTCGTTGCTCGGCTTTATCAACGCCGTGTTTGCGCGCAACTTCGACGATATCTCGATCATTCCGACCTTCGTGCTGACGCCACTGACTTACCTGGGTGGGGTGTTTTACTCCATCAACCTGCTGCCGCCGTTCTGGCAGACGGTGTCGATGGCCAACCCGGTGCTGCACATGGTCAACTCGTTCCGCTACGGCATTCTTGGGGTCTCGGACATACGCATCGGTGTGGCCATCACTTTCATGTTGATTGCCACCGCCGTGCTGTACTTCGGCTGCGCCCGTCTACTGGTCAGTGGGCGAGGAATGCGTACCTGA
- a CDS encoding ABC transporter ATP-binding protein — MSSALSIRQLTKTYGNGFQALKGIDLDVAEGDFFALLGPNGAGKSTTIGILSTLVNKTSGTVNIFGNDLDRQPAALKRCIGVVPQEFNFNQFEKTFDIVVTQAGYYGIPAKVAKERAEKYLTQLGLWDKHDVPSRSLSGGMKRRLMIARALVHEPRLLILDEPTAGVDIELRRSMWSFLTELNQQGITIILTTHYLEEAEQLCRHIGIIDHGTIVENTSMRSLLSKLHVETFLLDLKQDLPQAPNLIGYPCRLVTPHTLEVQVDKDVGITALFGQLALQNIEVQSLRNKTNRLEELFVSLVEKNLAKVAV; from the coding sequence ATGAGTTCTGCTCTGTCCATAAGGCAGCTAACCAAAACCTACGGCAACGGCTTCCAGGCCCTCAAGGGCATCGACCTGGACGTCGCCGAAGGTGACTTCTTCGCCTTGCTCGGCCCCAACGGCGCCGGCAAGTCCACCACCATCGGTATCCTGTCGACGCTGGTCAACAAGACCAGCGGCACCGTGAATATCTTCGGCAACGACCTGGATCGCCAGCCGGCCGCGCTCAAGCGCTGCATTGGCGTGGTGCCGCAGGAGTTCAACTTCAACCAGTTCGAGAAGACCTTCGATATTGTCGTGACCCAGGCCGGTTACTACGGTATTCCAGCCAAGGTGGCCAAGGAGCGTGCCGAGAAGTACCTCACCCAGCTGGGCTTGTGGGACAAACACGATGTGCCGTCGCGCTCACTCTCCGGCGGCATGAAGCGTCGCTTGATGATTGCCCGGGCGCTGGTGCATGAGCCGCGCCTGCTGATTCTCGACGAGCCCACGGCGGGGGTGGACATTGAACTGCGCCGCTCGATGTGGAGCTTTCTGACCGAGCTGAACCAGCAGGGCATCACCATCATCCTGACCACGCATTACCTGGAAGAAGCCGAACAGCTATGCCGTCATATCGGCATCATCGACCACGGCACCATCGTCGAGAACACCAGCATGCGCTCGTTGTTGAGCAAGTTGCATGTAGAGACGTTCCTGCTCGACCTCAAGCAGGATCTCCCGCAGGCGCCCAACCTGATCGGTTATCCGTGCCGATTGGTTACCCCGCATACCCTGGAAGTTCAAGTGGACAAGGACGTGGGCATTACTGCGCTGTTCGGCCAATTGGCCCTGCAGAACATCGAAGTGCAAAGCCTGCGCAACAAGACCAATCGTCTCGAGGAGTTGTTCGTGTCTCTGGTTGAGAAAAACCTGGCGAAGGTGGCGGTATGA
- a CDS encoding glutathione S-transferase family protein, producing the protein MLKIWGRKNSTNVRKVLWCAEELGLEYESVDAGGAFGLVNEPEYRSLNPNGLVPMIEDDGLVLWESNAIVRYLCAQYGKDVDWYINEPRQRAEADKWMDWVTSSLATPFRPLFWGILRTPADQQDWVAINAAHKTCAQLLSIADQVLAKRPYLSGEQLGMGDIPLGCFVYAWFEMPIERPEMRHLRAWYERLQERPAYQAAVMTALT; encoded by the coding sequence ATGCTCAAGATCTGGGGCCGGAAGAATTCGACCAATGTCAGGAAGGTGCTGTGGTGCGCAGAGGAGTTGGGGCTTGAGTATGAGTCAGTCGATGCCGGTGGCGCCTTCGGCCTGGTGAACGAGCCTGAGTACCGGTCGCTGAATCCCAACGGCCTGGTACCGATGATCGAGGACGATGGACTGGTGCTCTGGGAGTCCAATGCCATCGTGCGCTATCTGTGCGCGCAATACGGCAAGGACGTCGATTGGTATATCAATGAGCCCCGTCAGCGCGCCGAGGCGGACAAGTGGATGGACTGGGTCACCTCTTCACTGGCCACGCCGTTCCGGCCTCTGTTCTGGGGCATCCTGCGCACGCCGGCCGACCAGCAGGACTGGGTGGCGATCAATGCTGCACACAAGACCTGTGCACAACTGCTGTCGATCGCCGACCAGGTGCTGGCCAAGCGTCCGTACTTGTCGGGCGAGCAATTGGGCATGGGCGATATCCCCCTGGGCTGTTTTGTCTACGCGTGGTTTGAAATGCCCATTGAACGGCCCGAGATGCGTCACCTTCGCGCCTGGTACGAACGCTTGCAGGAGCGCCCGGCCTATCAGGCCGCAGTGATGACCGCGCTGACCTGA